The proteins below are encoded in one region of Pseudonocardia sp. DSM 110487:
- a CDS encoding alpha/beta fold hydrolase gives MSASPYAELVARVLVRSEELELRGGRTRVWVYGPDDAARRIVFVHGLRGDHHGLEPIVAHLDGARAGVQVIVPDLPGFGASQALPSDRHDIDGYAAWTRELLAAVAPAGDAVLAGHSFGSIVTAAAVARGAAVRGLVLVNPIAASALAGPRRVMTGLTVAYHRFAGALPEGTGTWLLRHPLMTRIASVAMATTRDAALRRWIHAEHGRYFSTFADRKTLLEAFHASVRHDVAESAAAVGVPTLLVAAERDDIAPLAAQRALAARFADARLAVVPATGHLAHYEAPAAVAREIEAFLAALP, from the coding sequence ATGTCCGCCTCGCCGTACGCCGAACTCGTCGCGCGGGTTCTCGTGCGCAGCGAGGAGCTCGAGCTGCGGGGCGGGCGCACGCGGGTGTGGGTGTACGGACCGGACGACGCCGCCCGCCGGATCGTGTTCGTCCACGGCCTGCGGGGCGACCACCACGGGCTGGAGCCGATCGTCGCCCACCTCGACGGCGCGCGGGCCGGTGTCCAGGTCATCGTGCCCGACCTGCCCGGGTTCGGGGCGTCGCAGGCGTTGCCGTCCGACCGGCACGACATCGACGGCTACGCCGCCTGGACGCGCGAGCTCCTCGCAGCCGTCGCGCCGGCGGGCGACGCGGTGCTCGCGGGCCACTCGTTCGGCTCGATCGTGACGGCCGCCGCGGTCGCTCGCGGCGCCGCGGTACGGGGGCTGGTGCTCGTCAACCCCATCGCGGCATCGGCGTTGGCCGGGCCGCGCCGGGTCATGACCGGGCTCACGGTCGCCTACCACCGCTTCGCGGGCGCGCTCCCGGAGGGCACCGGAACGTGGCTGCTGCGCCACCCGCTCATGACGCGGATCGCGAGCGTCGCCATGGCCACCACCCGCGACGCGGCACTGCGCCGATGGATCCACGCCGAGCACGGCCGGTACTTCTCCACATTCGCCGACCGGAAGACGCTCCTGGAGGCGTTCCACGCGTCGGTGCGCCACGACGTCGCGGAGTCGGCGGCGGCGGTGGGCGTGCCGACGCTCCTCGTGGCCGCGGAACGCGACGACATCGCCCCGCTCGCCGCCCAGCGGGCACTGGCCGCGCGGTTCGCCGACGCCCGCCTCGCCGTGGTGCCGGCCACAGGGCACCTCGCCCACTACGAGGCGCCCGCGGCCGTCGCCCGCGAGATCGAGGCCTTCCTCGCGGCGCTGCCGTGA
- a CDS encoding glycosyltransferase family 1 protein: MKVLIDCRYVRTGHHDGISRYTVGLATALATLHPGVELLVSDERQLAALPDLPWHRVSAPTSIREPLVARQVRRIGADVVFSPMQTMGSWGRDYALVLTLHDLIYYRNRTPPPEFTLPIRLLWRLFHLAWWPQRALLNRADAVVTVSETTAAAIARHGLTRRPVTVVPNAPDQARDLPRAPRTGALVYMGSFMPYKNVGTLAGAMPALPHHELHLMSRIASDERARLTALAPGGTLVFHDGASDETYRDVLRGATALVSASRDEGFGIPLVEAMALGTPLVVSDIPVFREIGGDAAAYVDPDDVHGFVQAVKELDDPGVWERRSAAARAQAARYSWESSARVLLALLERVASSRR; the protein is encoded by the coding sequence GTGAAGGTTCTGATCGACTGCCGGTACGTCCGCACCGGCCATCACGACGGGATCAGCCGGTACACCGTCGGCCTCGCGACCGCGCTCGCGACGCTGCACCCCGGCGTCGAGCTGCTGGTGAGCGACGAGCGCCAGCTCGCCGCCCTGCCGGACCTGCCGTGGCACCGGGTGAGCGCGCCCACGAGCATCCGGGAGCCGCTCGTCGCGCGGCAGGTGCGCCGCATCGGCGCGGACGTCGTGTTCTCCCCCATGCAGACGATGGGCAGCTGGGGCCGCGACTACGCGCTGGTACTCACGCTGCACGACCTCATCTACTACCGCAACCGCACCCCGCCACCGGAGTTCACCCTGCCGATCCGGCTGCTGTGGCGGCTCTTCCACCTCGCGTGGTGGCCGCAGCGGGCGCTGCTGAACCGGGCCGACGCCGTCGTCACCGTCTCGGAGACGACGGCGGCGGCGATCGCGCGGCACGGCCTGACCCGCCGCCCCGTCACCGTGGTGCCGAACGCGCCCGACCAGGCGCGGGACCTGCCGCGCGCCCCGCGCACCGGGGCGCTGGTCTACATGGGCTCGTTCATGCCGTACAAGAACGTGGGCACACTGGCCGGCGCGATGCCGGCGCTCCCCCACCACGAGCTGCACCTCATGAGCCGGATCGCCTCGGACGAGCGCGCGCGGCTCACCGCGCTCGCACCGGGCGGGACGCTCGTCTTCCACGACGGCGCGAGCGACGAGACGTACCGGGACGTGCTGCGCGGCGCCACGGCACTCGTCTCGGCCTCCCGGGACGAGGGTTTCGGCATCCCGCTGGTCGAGGCGATGGCGCTGGGCACACCGTTGGTGGTCAGCGACATCCCGGTGTTCCGCGAGATCGGCGGTGACGCCGCTGCCTACGTCGACCCGGACGACGTCCACGGCTTCGTCCAGGCGGTGAAGGAGCTCGACGACCCGGGGGTGTGGGAGCGGCGCTCCGCGGCGGCGCGGGCGCAGGCGGCTCGCTACAGCTGGGAGTCCTCCGCCCGCGTCCTGCTGGCCCTCCTGGAGCGCGTCGCGTCCTCCCGCCGCTGA
- a CDS encoding glycosyltransferase translates to MKPLRILIGAETYPPDVNGAARFAERLATGLAGRGHEIHVVAPSPTGPASRETRDGVTVHGVRSYRYYQHDGFQVCMPWEAFPATTALMDEIDPDVVHTNAHMVVGRGVVKAAHRTGRPLVATNHLMPENLIGYSPIPRPLRRAFNKWAWHDLGRVFGKAQVVTAPTPRAVELLVRHAGLADAFPVSNGIDADRYQTIPHTPGPVPTVLFVGRLDQEKRVDELIRAFAALPAGLAARLEIVGDGGRREEWTALAAELGMGERVRFRGFVSEQELLEAYAGADVFCMPGIAELQSLVTLEAMSAGLPVVAANAMALPHLVRPGRNGWLYTPGDVQELGTRLAALLGDAATRRRMGAASREIVAAHGVEATLDRFEGIYARVLGREAVGAWRAA, encoded by the coding sequence GTACCCGCCCGACGTCAACGGCGCCGCCCGCTTCGCCGAGCGCCTCGCCACCGGACTCGCAGGGCGCGGACACGAGATCCACGTCGTCGCCCCGTCACCCACCGGGCCCGCGTCGCGTGAGACCCGCGACGGCGTCACCGTCCACGGCGTGCGCTCCTACCGCTACTACCAGCACGATGGCTTCCAGGTCTGCATGCCGTGGGAGGCCTTCCCAGCCACCACCGCGCTGATGGACGAGATCGACCCCGACGTCGTGCACACCAACGCGCACATGGTCGTCGGGCGCGGGGTCGTGAAGGCGGCGCACCGCACCGGCCGCCCCCTCGTCGCCACCAACCACCTCATGCCGGAGAACCTCATCGGCTACAGCCCGATCCCACGGCCGCTGCGACGCGCGTTCAACAAGTGGGCATGGCACGACCTCGGCCGGGTCTTCGGCAAGGCCCAGGTCGTGACGGCGCCCACCCCGCGCGCGGTCGAGCTCCTCGTGCGGCACGCAGGCCTCGCCGACGCCTTCCCCGTGTCGAACGGGATCGACGCCGACCGGTACCAGACCATCCCGCACACCCCCGGCCCCGTTCCCACCGTGCTGTTCGTCGGGCGGCTCGACCAGGAGAAGCGGGTCGACGAGCTGATCAGGGCGTTCGCCGCGCTGCCTGCCGGGCTCGCCGCCCGGCTGGAGATCGTCGGTGACGGCGGGCGCCGCGAGGAGTGGACCGCGCTCGCCGCCGAGCTCGGCATGGGGGAGCGGGTGCGCTTCCGCGGCTTCGTCTCGGAGCAGGAGCTGCTCGAGGCGTACGCGGGCGCCGACGTGTTCTGCATGCCCGGCATCGCGGAGCTGCAGAGCCTCGTCACCCTCGAGGCGATGTCCGCGGGCCTGCCGGTGGTGGCCGCCAACGCCATGGCGCTGCCCCACCTCGTGCGGCCCGGCCGCAACGGCTGGCTCTACACCCCCGGCGACGTGCAGGAGCTCGGCACGCGGCTCGCCGCGCTGCTGGGCGACGCCGCCACCCGGCGCCGGATGGGCGCCGCGAGCCGCGAGATCGTGGCCGCCCACGGGGTCGAGGCCACCCTCGACCGGTTCGAGGGCATCTACGCCCGGGTGCTCGGCCGCGAGGCGGTGGGGGCATGGCGGGCGGCGTGA